CTAACAACCACAATAACAAGTAGCAGATAATAGCAAATGACAGCAAGAAaatagagtttttattttttttattttatgctgTAAAAtccggctataaaaagccatcatTTGTACTATAAAAGGGGATCGATAATACGCATATGGAAATCAATACCAAAAGTTTGAATAAAAAACAGTTTTTTAGGAGGTAATTGAAAatcccttttttcttttcattttgctgttatatatttgattttgttactatatgagtatgaaaataaaaaataaagaaaagggagAGTACTTATTGTAAAAgtccatttttgcccgggcccataccaacaaaataacccaaataataaaacccaaaacctaaaatcaacCTAGCCCAACATCCAAGCCCAATCCCAAAACCCTAGACTCCCACTTTCCTCTTCCCATTCTCCCAtgttgtctgccaccagcaccacTCCCACTCTCCCATGCTGTCTGCCACCACCATGCCTTTTGCCGCACCTGCAAACAAGCAAAGGAAAAGGACAAAAAATGGAGCAATAAACATTAACAGAATATTGtatttttggctataaaagccacaagcAAAATCGGACCAGGGAGgggggaaaaaaaagagaaacaaaaaaaaaggaggggggacttttgtaacaaaaaagagaagattcggcttttgaaaaaattgaaagaaataaaaaagggggcTTTAGAAGGTGATTCACCttgtttttttttcgttttctttatttTCGTTCTATTTCGGTTTTTCTATagtatttctttctctttttttattatcattcaatcaacacacatatatataagataaaaaaataaaagtaaaaaggagTTTACCTGTTTCCGGCGGCGGTGGAAAGAGGAAGAACCGAAAGGTCTCTTTCGATTTTGGCCCTTTTCgccgggatttcggcttttctaaccCTAGATCTGGACTCTATTCgcaaaaaggagaaaaagggagCTTTTTTTGGTTTTCCGGCCACCGCGAACGGCGGCGTCGTCGCCGGCGTCCGGTGACCGGTGCGGTGGTCGATGGCCGGCAAAGGGGGCTCTTCCTCTCTTTTTACGGACACAAGAAcaataaaaacataaactttGAATCGGAGAAGTAATTTTCGtttctttatttttgtgtgtttttacatctagtttgatttctttttatttctttctacttacgaaaataaaaacaaaa
The Gossypium hirsutum isolate 1008001.06 chromosome A07, Gossypium_hirsutum_v2.1, whole genome shotgun sequence genome window above contains:
- the LOC121232187 gene encoding uncharacterized protein, with the translated sequence MEEKPRRHGHGQLREEEPPLPAIDHRTGHRTPATTPPFAVAGKPKKAPFFSFLRIESRSRVRKAEIPAKRAKIERDLSVLPLSTAAGNRCGKRHGGGRQHGRVGVVLVADNMGEWEEESGSLGFWDWAWMLG